TGCAGACCGGACCTATGTATCTAGCCATCTTTCCTCCTGCAAGGATCCTGCTACTCTTGCAAAACCTGTAACTCTAGACTCGCCGCTTCTTGGGCGGGCGGCAACCGTTGTGCGGGATCGGCGTAACGTCCGAGATGGACCGCACCTTCAGGCCGGCGGCAGCCAGCGCACGGATCGCCGCTTCGCGGCCCGGGCCGGGGCCCTTGATGAACACATCCACCTCTCGCACCCCGTGATCCATCGCCTGCTTCGCGGTCTGCTGGGCTGCCAGTTGGGCCGCGTAGGGAGTGCTTTTCTTGGACCCCTTGAACCCGGCCGAACCGGTGCTTCCCCACGTG
Above is a genomic segment from Chloroflexota bacterium containing:
- the rpsK gene encoding 30S ribosomal protein S11; this translates as MARTKGRRRGTRVERKNVPYAQAHILATFNNTIVTVTDQNGNVITWGSTGSAGFKGSKKSTPYAAQLAAQQTAKQAMDHGVREVDVFIKGPGPGREAAIRALAAAGLKVRSISDVTPIPHNGCRPPKKRRV